In a genomic window of Spiroplasma melliferum:
- a CDS encoding ATP-dependent Clp protease regulatory subunit: MSVKSNLDKLKNQIGIKRCVILEGNVNDIYQANNCYVGLKDRLFGLLREKGFNDIFMWDRIDGLSGGNLKNLTLTTETQQKSKEGEAYDFGQEVIKNANEQKSGPTGQFPTLAEFFAIVRRNMLVASSKKVAFIADFSDYLFSNEQTLSEEERVNLISLSKAFRDKKFDQSEIIDFDTAIIFITNSVGKLPTSFYLHNPDVITITLTKPNREEREKFILTNKNFFKITEDLNTDILKLQDIYDTMEGWTLKEVYQLIKFSNNISERLPFEKLLNSYQYGDKVSPWEEMNYEKLATIEKELKKRVIGQDHAIEKVKNVVYKAFTGLSGVQYSSKRTKPKGTLFFVGPTGVGKTELAKALAKFLFGDEKNCIRFDMSEYNQEASDQKLIGAPPGYVGYEEGGQLTNAIKEKPFSVLLFDEIEKAHPRILDKFLQILEDGRLTDNKGQTVAFSDSFIIFTSNIGASEVDDNLSFLEVEKQFIQKVSDHFRTELKRPELLGRIGNNIIPFNFIKDINFKAKLIMQKLQPIQTAVWEKYKIKLEFIDLPQILPIIIQDADDKKGGRDLLNSIEKHVVDGLSSFIFANQTKFKAGETILAQVNGHQIEYCFK; the protein is encoded by the coding sequence ATGAGTGTAAAAAGTAATTTAGATAAGTTAAAAAACCAAATTGGAATTAAACGATGTGTTATTCTTGAAGGGAATGTTAATGATATTTATCAAGCAAATAATTGCTATGTTGGTTTAAAAGACCGATTATTTGGGTTATTAAGAGAAAAGGGTTTTAATGATATTTTTATGTGAGACCGGATTGATGGTTTAAGCGGAGGAAATCTGAAAAATTTAACATTAACGACAGAAACACAACAGAAAAGTAAAGAAGGGGAAGCATATGATTTTGGCCAAGAAGTAATTAAAAATGCAAATGAACAAAAAAGTGGTCCAACGGGGCAGTTTCCAACCTTAGCAGAATTTTTTGCTATTGTTCGTCGTAATATGTTAGTTGCAAGTTCTAAAAAAGTTGCTTTTATTGCTGATTTTTCTGATTATTTATTTTCTAATGAACAAACTTTGAGCGAAGAAGAACGTGTTAATTTAATTTCATTAAGTAAAGCTTTTCGCGATAAAAAATTTGATCAATCAGAAATAATTGATTTTGATACAGCTATTATTTTTATTACTAATAGTGTTGGAAAATTGCCAACATCATTTTATTTGCATAATCCAGATGTAATAACAATTACTTTAACAAAACCAAATCGTGAAGAACGAGAAAAGTTTATTTTAACTAATAAGAATTTTTTTAAAATTACCGAAGATTTAAATACTGATATTTTAAAATTACAAGATATTTATGATACGATGGAAGGATGAACTTTGAAAGAAGTTTATCAATTAATTAAATTTTCAAATAATATTTCAGAACGGTTACCATTTGAAAAGTTACTAAATTCTTATCAATATGGGGATAAAGTTTCACCATGAGAAGAAATGAATTATGAAAAATTAGCAACTATTGAAAAAGAATTAAAAAAACGAGTTATTGGTCAAGATCATGCCATTGAAAAAGTAAAAAATGTTGTTTATAAAGCTTTTACTGGATTATCAGGTGTGCAATATTCATCAAAGCGAACAAAGCCAAAAGGTACGTTGTTTTTTGTTGGGCCAACTGGAGTAGGAAAAACCGAATTAGCAAAAGCATTGGCCAAATTTTTATTTGGTGATGAAAAAAATTGTATTCGGTTTGATATGTCAGAATATAACCAAGAAGCAAGCGATCAAAAATTAATTGGTGCACCGCCAGGCTATGTTGGATATGAAGAAGGTGGACAATTAACAAATGCAATTAAAGAAAAACCGTTTAGTGTTCTCTTATTTGATGAAATTGAAAAAGCTCATCCACGAATTTTAGATAAATTTTTACAAATTTTAGAAGATGGTCGTTTAACTGACAACAAAGGTCAAACTGTTGCTTTTTCTGATTCGTTTATTATTTTTACTTCAAATATTGGTGCAAGTGAAGTTGATGATAATTTATCATTTTTAGAAGTTGAAAAGCAATTTATTCAAAAAGTATCGGATCATTTTCGAACTGAATTAAAACGACCAGAATTATTAGGGCGAATTGGAAACAATATTATTCCATTTAATTTTATTAAGGATATTAATTTCAAAGCAAAATTAATTATGCAAAAATTACAGCCAATTCAAACAGCTGTTTGAGAAAAATATAAGATTAAATTAGAATTTATTGATTTACCACAAATTTTACCAATTATTATTCAGGATGCTGATGATAAAAAAGGCGGTCGTGATTTATTAAATAGTATTGAAAAGCATGTTGTTGATGGATTGAGTTCTTTTATTTTCGCAAATCAAACTAAATTTAAAGCTGGAGAAACAATATTGGCGCAAGTAAATGGTCATCAAATTGAATATTGTTTTAAATAA